A single Asterias rubens chromosome 13, eAstRub1.3, whole genome shotgun sequence DNA region contains:
- the LOC117298928 gene encoding RYamide receptor-like — protein MDEFFLTILKTLIGIIGILGNGLVCVVIAKVPAMRTLTNAIIFNQAVIDFLASLFLVLLGNIKPQLPQNDSFGVVLHCVMWDSSILVWMFFTASTFNLVLLTLERYVAIMYPFQYVTYFGRKQVTIMLFGVWVLAIGYKAHIIGYKRVVNGECERITLSQTAYVVDGIFTFLIEYFIPLVIMTFCYVRIAIYLKRKATTVQPGLEPNNQDVNSMSGSLIRARRNTLKTLFVVFVTYTICWTPNQLAFFMYNFGLHLDLQGAFYFISVVLIQLNSCINPIIYSFKYKKFQRGVRVLFRPCLPRRLLARTTVEDSISVVTFRTRREEEPTASQ, from the coding sequence ATGGATGAGTTTTTTCTTACAATTCTGAAAACTCTAATTGGTATTATTGGTATATTAGGAAATGGTCTTGTCTGTGTGGTTATCGCTAAAGTACCGGCTATGAGAACACTGACTAACGCAATCATCTTCAACCAGGCTGTAATTGACTTCCTTGCTTCACTGTTCCTTGTTCTCCTCGGCAACATCAAACCTCAGTTACCACAAAATGACTCTTTTGGTGTTGTTCTGCATTGCGTCATGTGGGATTCATCTATCCTAGTATGGATGTTTTTCACGGCCTCAACCTTCAACCTCGTTCTTCTCACTTTAGAGAGGTATGTTGCGATCATGTACCCATTTCAATATGTGACATACTTCGGTAGAAAGCAAGTCACCATCATGCTGTTTGGAGTTTGGGTCCTGGCTATTGGGTACAAAGCACATATCATTGGTTACAAGCGAGTCGTTAATGGTGAATGTGAACGTATCACTCTATCACAGACTGCATATGTTGTCGATGGTATCTTTACATTCCTCATCGAATACTTCATCCCTCTTGTCATTATGACATTTTGCTATGTACGTATTGCAATTTACTTGAAGAGGAAAGCTACCACCGTTCAACCTGGTCTAGAACCAAACAACCAAGACGTAAACAGCATGAGTGGTTCTTTAATTCGCGCCCGACGTAACACACTTAAGACACTATTCGTTGTCTTCGTCACCTACACCATCTGCTGGACACCAAATCAACTTGCGTTTTTTATGTACAACTTTGGTCTTCACCTGGACTTGCAAGGAGCTTTCTACTTCATTTCAGTGGTGTTAATCCAGTTGAACTCGTGTATAAATCCCATCATCTACTCGTTCAAATATAAAAAGTTCCAGAGAGGCGTACGGGTCTTGTTTAGACCATGTTTGCCAAGAAGACTGCTCGCAAGAACAACAGTTGAGGATAGCATCTCGGTAGTAACATTTCGGACACGGAGGGAAGAAGAACCGACAGCCAGTCAGTAA